In Dehalococcoidia bacterium, one genomic interval encodes:
- the mtnP gene encoding S-methyl-5'-thioadenosine phosphorylase encodes MTGATLGVIGGSGFYAIEGLNDVEEVTVDTPFGATSDRIVIGDLHGTRTAFLPRHGIGHRILPSEIPQRANIWALASLGVERIVSVSAVGSLSEDIAPLDMVVPDQLIDRTRMRDSTFFGRGIVAHIAFDTPFCPSMSAALFDAASSAGAEAHRGGTMVVIEGPAFSTKAESLLYRSWGAQIIGMTALPEAKLAREAGICYAMLACVTDFDTWHDQHDTVTADLIIGNLLKNVANARRIVAAVAAALPARDCRCAAALDDAIVTPLALVPDQTKRELAPILARLRAAEAVQP; translated from the coding sequence ATGACGGGCGCGACGCTGGGCGTGATCGGCGGATCTGGCTTCTACGCGATCGAAGGGCTGAACGACGTCGAAGAGGTCACGGTCGATACGCCGTTCGGCGCGACATCGGACCGGATCGTGATCGGCGACCTGCACGGCACGCGCACGGCGTTCCTGCCGCGCCACGGCATCGGGCACCGGATCCTGCCATCGGAGATCCCGCAACGCGCGAACATCTGGGCGCTGGCATCGCTGGGCGTCGAGCGGATCGTCTCGGTCAGCGCCGTCGGCAGTCTGAGCGAAGACATCGCGCCGCTCGACATGGTCGTGCCAGACCAACTCATCGACCGGACGCGGATGCGGGATTCTACGTTCTTCGGGCGGGGCATCGTCGCGCACATTGCGTTCGACACGCCGTTCTGCCCGTCGATGAGCGCGGCGCTGTTCGATGCCGCTTCGAGCGCGGGAGCGGAAGCGCATCGCGGCGGCACGATGGTGGTCATCGAAGGCCCGGCGTTCTCGACGAAAGCAGAGTCGCTGCTGTACCGGAGCTGGGGCGCGCAGATCATCGGCATGACGGCGCTGCCGGAGGCGAAGCTCGCGCGCGAAGCGGGCATCTGCTACGCGATGCTCGCCTGCGTCACGGACTTCGACACGTGGCACGACCAGCACGACACGGTGACTGCGGACCTGATCATCGGCAACCTGCTGAAGAACGTCGCCAATGCGCGGCGCATCGTGGCGGCGGTCGCCGCCGCGCTTCCCGCGCGCGACTGCAGATGCGCCGCTGCGCTCGATGACGCGATCGTGACGCCGCTGGCGCTCGTGCCCGATCAGACGAAGCGCGAGCTGGCGCCGATCCTGGCGCGGCTGCGGGCGGCAGAGGCGGTGCAGCCGTGA
- the mtnA gene encoding S-methyl-5-thioribose-1-phosphate isomerase, translating to MSDSQPAQIAPIRYDGGTLRLLDQTLLPGEERYIETRDWRDVAAAIRRLAVRGAPLIGIAAAYGMAMAAREHEVDLAAQVLAGTRPTAVNLSWAIRKVAVATKNATKSGGDAVAAAESEARRLHEKQIAADERMGALGAELLPAGATVLTHCNTGTLATGGIGTALGVIKTAHRQGKIRGVLVDETRPLLQGARLTAWELSREGIDYDIIVDGAAAGIMASGIVDAVLVGADRIAANGDTANKVGTYGLALAAQAHDVPFYVVAPMSTVDRSIESGAEIVIEQRQPAEVLEIGLEGEAIVPAGATALNPAFDVTPHALISAIVTERGVLRSPFDAAIASLAQLAAVMR from the coding sequence TTGTCAGACTCACAACCGGCTCAGATCGCACCCATCCGATACGACGGCGGCACGCTGCGGCTGCTCGATCAGACGCTGCTGCCCGGCGAGGAGCGGTACATCGAGACGCGCGACTGGCGCGACGTCGCGGCGGCGATCCGGCGGCTGGCGGTGCGCGGGGCGCCGCTGATCGGCATCGCGGCGGCGTACGGGATGGCAATGGCGGCGCGCGAGCATGAGGTGGATCTCGCGGCACAGGTACTCGCGGGGACGCGACCGACGGCGGTGAACCTGAGCTGGGCGATCAGGAAGGTCGCCGTCGCGACGAAGAACGCGACGAAGAGCGGCGGAGATGCCGTTGCGGCGGCGGAGTCGGAAGCGCGACGCCTGCACGAGAAGCAGATCGCCGCGGACGAGCGGATGGGGGCGCTTGGCGCCGAACTGCTGCCCGCTGGCGCCACCGTGCTCACGCACTGCAATACAGGCACGCTGGCGACGGGCGGTATCGGCACGGCGCTTGGCGTAATCAAGACGGCGCATCGACAGGGGAAGATCAGGGGTGTGCTGGTCGATGAGACGCGGCCGTTGCTGCAAGGGGCGCGCCTGACGGCGTGGGAGCTGTCGCGCGAAGGGATCGACTACGACATCATCGTCGACGGCGCGGCGGCGGGGATCATGGCTTCTGGGATTGTCGATGCGGTGCTGGTGGGGGCGGACCGGATCGCGGCGAACGGCGACACGGCGAACAAGGTCGGCACGTATGGATTAGCGCTCGCGGCGCAGGCGCACGACGTACCGTTTTACGTCGTCGCGCCAATGAGCACCGTTGACAGATCGATCGAGTCGGGCGCAGAGATCGTCATCGAACAACGCCAGCCGGCCGAAGTGCTCGAGATTGGACTCGAAGGCGAAGCGATAGTCCCGGCAGGCGCTACGGCGCTGAATCCGGCGTTCGACGTGACGCCGCACGCGCTGATCAGCGCGATCGTCACCGAGCGCGGCGTGCTGCGGTCGCCGTTCGACGCTGCCATCGCATCGCTCGCGCAATTAGCGGCGGTGATGCGATGA
- the ychF gene encoding redox-regulated ATPase YchF, whose product MDLGIIGFQRSGKTTVFNAVTKGHAETGSYGAGVQPNIGVVKVPDDRLDRLAKLFDPKKFTLADIRYIDFPGEAFSSGEGPSAQFVAQLGRCDALIHVVRAFEDETVPHPQVSVDAMRDAQAMELELAFADAAFIEKRLERIEIATRSMKAGERDQAEREVALLKRLQAALEAETPLRAQRIDAEDAKLLVNYQFLSDKPLLLVVNIGEGDVARSSDVEGEFAQFAGEHRAVAAISGKIEQELAQMSDDDAAEFRGDLGIKEAGLDRMIRMSYELTGLIPFFTVGPDECRAWNVQRGATAPQAAGKIHTDLERGFIRAEVVQWGDLLDAGSMAEAKKRGVVRQEGKTYVVQDGDVLNILFNV is encoded by the coding sequence GTGGACCTCGGCATCATCGGCTTTCAGCGATCCGGCAAGACGACCGTGTTCAACGCCGTAACGAAGGGGCATGCCGAGACGGGCTCCTACGGCGCCGGCGTGCAGCCGAACATCGGCGTGGTGAAGGTGCCGGACGACCGGCTCGACCGGCTGGCGAAGCTCTTCGACCCGAAGAAGTTCACGCTGGCCGATATCCGCTACATCGACTTTCCCGGCGAGGCGTTCAGCAGCGGCGAGGGGCCCTCGGCGCAGTTCGTCGCGCAGCTCGGGCGTTGCGACGCGCTGATCCACGTCGTACGCGCGTTCGAGGACGAGACGGTGCCGCATCCGCAGGTCAGCGTCGACGCGATGCGGGACGCGCAGGCGATGGAGCTGGAGCTGGCGTTCGCCGACGCGGCGTTCATCGAGAAGCGGTTGGAGCGCATCGAGATCGCGACGCGTTCGATGAAGGCGGGAGAGCGCGACCAGGCGGAGCGCGAGGTGGCGCTGCTCAAGCGTCTGCAGGCAGCGCTCGAGGCTGAGACGCCGCTGCGCGCGCAGCGGATCGACGCGGAGGACGCGAAGCTGCTGGTCAATTACCAGTTCCTCAGCGACAAGCCGCTGCTGCTCGTCGTGAACATCGGCGAGGGCGACGTGGCGCGGAGCAGCGACGTCGAGGGCGAGTTCGCGCAGTTCGCCGGCGAGCACCGCGCGGTGGCGGCGATCAGCGGCAAGATCGAGCAGGAACTGGCGCAGATGTCCGATGACGATGCGGCGGAGTTTCGCGGCGACCTGGGGATCAAGGAAGCCGGGCTCGACCGGATGATCCGCATGTCGTACGAGTTGACAGGGCTGATCCCGTTCTTCACGGTCGGTCCCGACGAGTGCCGGGCGTGGAACGTGCAGCGCGGGGCGACGGCGCCGCAGGCGGCGGGCAAGATCCACACCGACCTGGAACGTGGCTTCATCCGAGCGGAGGTCGTGCAGTGGGGCGATCTGCTCGACGCCGGGTCGATGGCGGAGGCGAAGAAGCGGGGCGTCGTGCGGCAGGAGGGGAAGACGTACGTCGTGCAGGATGGGGACGTGCTGAATATTTTGTTCAATGTGTGA
- a CDS encoding NUDIX domain-containing protein, whose product MDVITGSISTYVFTIVDREARFLALLRAPGLLHEGTWQAVHGMIDEGEKAYAAALRETVEETGLAPARFFKTDYVETFYSEWTDAVHLVPAFAAFVEGAAPVVLSAEHTAFEWYTSDEIVERFVWPSQKAAVRVIAAAVATWPGVHGGMTEMTARGR is encoded by the coding sequence ATGGACGTCATCACGGGGTCGATCTCCACCTACGTGTTCACGATCGTCGATCGGGAGGCGCGCTTCCTGGCGCTGCTGCGCGCGCCGGGGCTGTTGCACGAGGGCACGTGGCAGGCGGTACACGGCATGATCGATGAGGGGGAGAAGGCGTATGCCGCGGCCTTGCGGGAGACCGTCGAGGAGACGGGGCTGGCGCCGGCACGCTTCTTCAAGACCGACTACGTCGAGACGTTTTACAGCGAGTGGACGGACGCCGTACACTTGGTGCCGGCGTTCGCGGCGTTCGTCGAAGGGGCGGCGCCTGTCGTACTATCGGCGGAGCATACGGCGTTCGAGTGGTACACGTCCGACGAGATCGTCGAACGCTTCGTGTGGCCGTCGCAGAAGGCGGCGGTACGCGTCATCGCCGCGGCGGTTGCGACGTGGCCCGGCGTACACGGCGGGATGACCGAGATGACGGCGCGGGGAAGGTAG
- the thrB gene encoding homoserine kinase: MARSVMVRVPATSANLGAGLDSLGLALAITQDVTLALSHQTEPANGLSRLVLDAARSAYRLAHVDAPPEMQAYGEQTIPIGRGLGASATARAAGLVGANALMGGPLTDDQMLSLGAGLEGHGDNMAPALFGGLRVVVKDGASYRHVAVAIAAGLKIVLFIPELEMPTSESRKLLPQTLSKEDAVHNIGRAALLVAALAAGEWGALDVATQDKMHQPARARIFPGMTDIFAAAKSAGALAAYLSGGGSTIAALAIEHEERIARGMMQEAIARGYPGRTAITTPSDEGALVIGMPDG, from the coding sequence ATGGCACGATCCGTAATGGTGCGCGTCCCGGCGACATCGGCGAATCTTGGCGCTGGCCTCGACAGCCTGGGGCTGGCGCTGGCGATCACGCAGGACGTGACGCTCGCACTGTCGCATCAGACGGAGCCGGCGAACGGATTGTCGCGGCTGGTCCTCGATGCTGCACGCTCGGCATACCGGCTCGCGCACGTCGATGCGCCGCCGGAGATGCAGGCGTACGGAGAGCAGACGATACCGATCGGACGCGGGTTAGGGGCGAGCGCGACGGCCCGCGCGGCGGGCCTCGTCGGGGCGAACGCGCTGATGGGCGGGCCGCTGACGGACGACCAGATGCTGAGCCTGGGGGCTGGTCTGGAAGGGCACGGCGACAACATGGCGCCGGCGCTCTTCGGAGGCCTGCGCGTCGTCGTGAAGGACGGGGCGTCGTACCGTCACGTGGCGGTGGCGATCGCGGCCGGGTTGAAGATCGTGCTGTTCATTCCCGAACTCGAGATGCCGACGAGCGAGAGTCGCAAGCTCTTGCCGCAGACGCTCTCGAAGGAGGACGCAGTACACAACATCGGCAGGGCGGCGCTGCTCGTGGCGGCGCTGGCGGCGGGCGAGTGGGGCGCGCTGGACGTCGCGACGCAGGACAAGATGCATCAGCCGGCGCGCGCACGCATCTTTCCGGGCATGACGGACATCTTTGCGGCGGCGAAGTCCGCGGGGGCGCTCGCGGCGTACCTGAGCGGCGGCGGCTCGACGATCGCAGCGCTGGCTATCGAACACGAGGAGCGCATTGCGCGGGGGATGATGCAGGAGGCGATCGCGCGCGGGTATCCGGGGCGCACGGCGATCACGACGCCGTCGGACGAGGGCGCGCTCGTGATCGGGATGCCGGACGGCTAG
- a CDS encoding CaiB/BaiF CoA-transferase family protein, with protein MSQQELPLDGIKIVDLTHVFAGPTCTRILGDLGADVIRFESPGRLDVTRNLIITENDGLDHPWHRASYFVIRNANKREMMIDLAKPEGIEIVKKLIAGADVVAESFTPRVMENFGLGYQSVKAIKPDIIMISLSGYGQNGTMRDFGAYGMGLEPASGISSITGYRDGPPMRSGLSFTDPYSGFIGAGAVLTALAYRRRTGKGQYIDLSEQEAAIPVMGAALMEYQMNQRLRPRTGNRSDWAAPQGCYRCAGDDRWVVISCANDAEFDRLAGAMGHADWLSDARFATVLARHKHHDELDTAITEWTSQRDHYAVMHTLQAAGVKAAAVLNGKEALLDPQFTARKQFDVVEQPMLGKRLLQKHVAARFTRFDTGPRRHAPMLGEHNDEVLKELGYSEDEIAALQAGGAIGNTPTLPVPAQFISMALKLPYEKYVEAGILQAMEPDYREQLGIAGG; from the coding sequence ATGAGCCAGCAGGAACTGCCGCTCGACGGGATCAAGATCGTCGACCTGACGCACGTGTTCGCCGGGCCTACCTGCACCCGTATTCTCGGCGACCTGGGCGCGGACGTGATCCGGTTCGAGTCACCGGGCCGGCTCGATGTGACGCGCAATCTGATCATCACCGAGAACGACGGCCTGGACCATCCATGGCACCGGGCGTCGTACTTCGTGATCCGCAATGCGAACAAGCGCGAGATGATGATCGATCTGGCGAAGCCGGAGGGCATCGAGATCGTGAAGAAGCTGATCGCCGGGGCGGACGTCGTCGCGGAGAGCTTCACGCCGCGGGTGATGGAGAACTTCGGGCTGGGGTACCAGTCGGTGAAGGCGATCAAGCCGGACATCATCATGATCTCGCTATCGGGCTACGGGCAGAACGGCACGATGCGTGATTTCGGCGCGTACGGCATGGGGCTCGAGCCGGCGTCGGGGATCTCATCGATCACGGGGTACCGGGACGGGCCGCCGATGCGGTCGGGGCTGTCGTTCACGGACCCGTACTCCGGCTTCATAGGGGCGGGCGCGGTGCTGACGGCGCTCGCGTACCGGCGGCGCACGGGCAAGGGCCAGTACATCGATCTTTCGGAGCAGGAAGCGGCGATCCCGGTGATGGGCGCCGCGCTGATGGAATACCAGATGAACCAGCGGCTCCGGCCGCGTACCGGCAACCGTAGCGACTGGGCGGCGCCGCAGGGCTGCTATCGGTGCGCTGGTGACGATCGCTGGGTGGTGATCTCATGCGCGAACGACGCGGAGTTCGACCGCCTTGCAGGCGCGATGGGGCACGCGGACTGGCTTTCGGACGCGCGCTTCGCGACGGTGCTGGCGCGGCACAAGCACCACGACGAGCTGGACACGGCGATCACGGAGTGGACGTCGCAGCGGGACCACTATGCGGTGATGCACACGCTGCAGGCAGCGGGCGTGAAAGCGGCGGCGGTACTCAACGGCAAAGAGGCGCTGCTCGACCCGCAATTCACGGCGCGCAAGCAGTTCGACGTCGTCGAGCAGCCGATGCTCGGAAAGCGCCTGCTGCAGAAGCACGTCGCGGCGCGGTTCACGCGCTTCGACACGGGGCCGCGGCGTCATGCGCCGATGCTGGGCGAGCACAACGACGAGGTGCTGAAGGAACTGGGTTACTCAGAGGATGAGATCGCCGCGCTGCAGGCAGGCGGCGCGATCGGCAATACGCCGACGCTGCCGGTGCCGGCGCAGTTCATCTCGATGGCGCTCAAGCTGCCGTACGAGAAGTACGTCGAGGCGGGGATCCTGCAGGCAATGGAGCCGGACTATCGCGAGCAGTTGGGGATCGCGGGGGGGTGA